A single Dasypus novemcinctus isolate mDasNov1 chromosome 4, mDasNov1.1.hap2, whole genome shotgun sequence DNA region contains:
- the LOC139438830 gene encoding cystatin-B-like, whose amino-acid sequence MMRGGLKPSKAATAETQQIADQVKCQLEEKENRQFPVFEAVECRTQVVAGTNHFIKVHVGGDEYVHLRVFQSLPHENKPLTLADYQTNKTKDDELEYF is encoded by the exons ATGATGCGCGGGGGGCTCAAGCCCTCGAAGGCGGCCACAGCCGAGACGCAGCAGATCGCCGACCAG GTCAAGTGCcagctggaagagaaagaaaacaggcaGTTCCCTGTGTTTGAGGCTGTGGAGTGCAGGACGCAGGTGGTGGCAGGAACAAACCACTTCATCAAG GTGCACGTCGGTGGGGACGAGTACGTACACCTGCGAGTCTTCCAGAGTCTCCCGCATGAAAACAAGCCTTTGACCTTGGCCGACTACCAGACCAACAAGACCAAGGACGACGAGCTGGAATATTTCTAG